The proteins below come from a single Periophthalmus magnuspinnatus isolate fPerMag1 chromosome 7, fPerMag1.2.pri, whole genome shotgun sequence genomic window:
- the tnni1a gene encoding troponin I, slow skeletal muscle: MGVLTIAPSDNGEIGPRVVQLKRETQNHKSHPSLSILIQPLSEHSSDTDTDRMPEQPPEVREVICLWFLHLKISILTPCELVLLQRKPKISASRKLMLKSMMVAKAKEELEQEVLVKEEEKQKYLSERAPPLNTSGLSVAQLQDLCRELHSKIDVVDEERYDIEAKVMLNTREIKDLNIKVLDLRGKFKRPNLRRVRVSADAILRSLLGSKHKVSMDLRANLKSVKKEDTEKKRPVEDSDWRKNVEAMSGMEGRKKMFDAAKGTAQ; the protein is encoded by the exons ATGGGGGTGCTAACAATAGCCCCCAGTGACAATGGAGAGATTGGGCCAAGGGTGGTGCAGTTAAAAAGGGAGACCCAAAATCACAAGAGTCATCCCAGTTTGTCCATCCTGATCCAACCGCTGTCTGAACACTCTTCAGATACTG ATACTGACAGGATGCCGGAACAACC GCCAGAGGTAAGAGAAGTCATCTGTTTATGGTTTCTGCATTTAAAGATTTCTATTCTGACACCATGTGAGCTTGTGCTCCTCCAGAGAAAACCAAAGATCTCAGCATCACGCAAGCTGATGCTTAAG AGTATGATGGTGGCCAAAGCCAAAGAGGAGCTAGAACAGGAGGTGctggtgaaagaggaggagaagcagaaGTATCTATCAGAGAGAGCTCCTCCTCTCAACACCAGTGGCCTCAGTGTGGCACAGCTGCAG GATCTGTGCAGAGAGCTTCATTCCAAGATTGATGTGGTCGATGAGGAGCGTTATGACATTGAGGCCAAAGTCATGCTTAACACACGTGAG ATTAAAGACCTGAACATCAAGGTTTTGGACCTGAGGGGGAAATTCAAGAGGCCAAACCTGAGACGAGTCCGTGTGTCTGCCGATGCAATCCTCCGCTCTCTGCTGGGGTCCAAACATAAAGTGTCTATGGACCTCAGGGCTAACCTCAAGTCTGTCAAGAaggaggacacagagaag AAGAGGCCAGTGGAGGACAGTGACTGGAGGAAGAACGTGGAGGCCATGTCTGGGATGGAGGGCAGGAAGAAGATGTTTGATGCGGCTAAAGGCACTGCTCAGTGA
- the phlda3 gene encoding pleckstrin homology-like domain family A member 3: MSIPAKVMREGTLEKRSSGLLQLWKKKRCVLTEEGLRLHDCKSSGNEEDSDAPCVAFGPKAKELRFERMTTVDCVEYKRGLVYFTVVMATGKEIDFRCSQEGTAWNAEIALALVRFKNLQAVQTGKNRHLSTAHLRTWGEQEL; this comes from the coding sequence ATGTCTATACCGGCTAAAGTGATGCGCGAGGGGACGTTGGAGAAGCGCAGCAGCGGGCTCCTCCAGCTGTGGAAGAAGAAGCGCTGTGTCCTGACGGAGGAAGGTCTCCGTCTCCACGACTGCAAAAGCAGCGGGAACGAAGAAGACAGTGATGCTCCGTGCGTCGCCTTTGGCCCCAAAGCCAAAGAGCTGCGCTTTGAGCGCATGACTACAGTGGATTGTGTGGAGTACAAACGAGGACTCGTGTATTTTACGGTGGTTATGGCCACGGGGAAAGAGATAGACTTCAGGTGTTCGCAAGAGGGAACCGCGTGGAACGCAGAGATTGCCTTGGCTTTGGTGCGGTTTAAAAACCTCCAAGCTGTGCAGACAGGAAAGAATCGGCACCTGTCCACGGCGCACCTGAGGACCTGGGGAGAACAGGAGCTCTGA
- the csrp1a gene encoding cysteine and glycine-rich protein 1a has translation MPLGGGNKCGRCQKTVYFAEEVLCDGRSFHKSCFLCMVCRKCLDSTTVAVHEDEVYCKACYGKKYGPKGYGYGQGAGTLSMDKGESLGIAQDEPGPHRPTTNTNASKFAQKFGGADKCPRCGKSVYAAEKVIGAGSSWHKNGCFRCATCGKGLESTTLADKDGEIYCKGCYAKNFGPKGFGYGQGAGALAHTQ, from the exons ATGCCATTAGGTGGAGGTAACAAGTGTGGTCGCTGCCAGAAGACTGTGTATTTTGCAGAAGAGGTGCTGTGTGATGGGCGGAGCTTCCACAAGTCATGCTTCCTGTGCA TGGTATGTCGGAAGTGTTTGGACAGCACCACAGTAGCAGTTCATGAAGATGAGGTGTACTGTAAGGCCTGCTATGGCAAGAAGTATGGTCCAAAAGGCTATGGATATGGGCAAGGAGCGGGCACTCTCAGCATGGACAAGGGGGAGTCTCTGGGTATAGCACAGGATGA ACCAGGTCCCCATCGTCCAACCACTAACACCAATGCATCTAAGTTTGCGCAGAAGTTTGGAGGAGCAGATAAGTGCCCTCGCTGTGGCAAATCTGTCTATGCTGCTGAGAAAGTCATAGGAGCTGGCAGT TCGTGGCATAAGAATGGATGTTTCCGATGTGCTACGTGTGGCAAAGGCTTGGAGTCCACTACACTGGCAGACAAGGATGGAGAGATCTACTGCAAAG GATGTTATGCCAAAAACTTCGGCCCTAAAGGTTTTGGGTACGGTCAGGGAGCCGGGGCTCTGGCGCACACCCAGTAG
- the LOC117373033 gene encoding uncharacterized protein LOC117373033: protein MSGGVNVKSAPRASSSGIPLPHSLLPSSPKADPRQRTSNQHRTSSQSPKVTPSHTPLHSPSPCQRSSGIPAFFARDHNLKSQLFQRTGALPVPQASRSAYSSPITQRRITPPHSKDTLDLGRPSYTQTEQNGNRNTYINKNQTLGTSNQPSQLHFRRGLNSNILSSEGASTRDRESNLRTDQSQIKPCYDSALKDRTDSLSQSDEEMRTPEDGSPTSSPAPLPPPQMDFNMKSLPSISVNQQDQYQQKEEIFIDTKVNMATVAPFSFRVQIQESDLSMIDELSDCSSGSIEICCDDITPGGMLEANVANISMTAKPRDLDLRSPAVPSTDYSSQAMASRKTMAKPSALPQGQSRTSGSELKVYRPTSGSIPIPVPNSSGLRKQRSLNNLCVLTDAEKKLHLYQSPRWNDDSTRAGPGAKGAESKAGQSAGRPPLSRTLSKSEQSLFQGKPKPFVSPAVTSNIGKPSRIPGPGKPRGPYAEVKPISKSSDHSPIADTDSDLPTKPNSNGAGGSVKGQKPGDKTRSASLSVEDKKDKKGVEGEGDKGFLKVDPELVVTVLGDLEQLLFSQMLAVYRTHFELRPQNLFRELTSTAGNNNGTRALYSHANIHSHPLLWQSHYPFKRYAPPVMMSGQAGAVKRPYTC from the exons ATGAGTGGAGGAGTCAACGTGAAGTCTGCTCCCCGGGCTTCATCCTCAGGGATCCCTCTTCCTCACAGCCTTCTGCCCTCCTCTCCCAAAGCAGACCCCCGTCAGCGCACCTCTAACCAGCACAGGACATCCTCACAAAGTCCTAAAGTCACCCCCTCTCACACTCCACTCCACTCACCCTCACCATGCCAGCGCAGCTCAGGCATCCCTGCTTTCTTTGCCAGGGACCACAACCTAAAAAGCCAGCTCTTTCAGCGGACCGGGGCTCTTCCAGTTCCACAAGCATCTCGGTCGGCCTACAGCAGTCCCATCACCCAGCGCAGGATAACCCCACCGCACTCTAAAGACACTCTAGACCTGGGGAGACCATCCTACACTCAGACTGAACAAAATGGGAACAGGAACACCTACATTAATAAAAACCAAACTTTGGGCACCTCTAACCAACCCTCGCAGCTACACTTTAGACGTGGGCTGAACTCTAACATATTGTCTAGTGAAGGCGCGTCCacaagggacagagagagtaaCCTCCGAACTGATCAAAGTCAAATAAAGCCCTGTTATGATTCTGCCTTAAAAGACCGCACCGATTCTTTGAGCCAATCAGACGAGGAGATGAGGACTCCTGAGGATGGTAGTCCCACCTCTTCTCCTGCTCCCCTGCCACCGCCACAAATGGATTTCAACATGAAGTCTTTGCCATCTATATCAGTCAATCAGCAGGACCAATACCAGCAAAAAGAGGAGATATTCATAGACACCAAAGTCAACATGGCCACTGTAGCTCCGTTTAGTTTCAG AGTACAGATTCAAGAAAGTGACCTCTCGATGATCGACGAGCTGAGTGACTGCTCTTCTGGATCTATTGAAATCTGTTGTGATGACATAACTCCAG GAGGGATGCTGGAGGCTAATGTGGCTAACATTAGCATGACGGCTAAGCCTAGAGATCTGGACCTCAGGTCTCCTGCTGTCCCCAGCACAGACTATTCATCGCAGGCCATGGCCTCCAGGAAAACTATGGCCAAGCCTTCTGCTCTGCCACAGGGACAATCACGGACCAGTGGGTCAGAGCTCAAGGTCTACAGACCCACCTCTGGATCTATACCCATTCCAGTCCCAAATTCATCGGGACTAAGGAAACAACGCTCTCTAAATAACTTGTGTGTATTAACTGATGCTGAAAAGAAATTGCACTTGTACCAGTCTCCTCGCTGGAATGATGACTCGACCCGGGCTGGACCTGGGGCTAAAggagcagagtctaaagcaggacaGTCAGCAGGGAGGCCGCCCCTGTCCCGAACACTCTCAAAGTCGGAACAGTCTCTGTTTCAGGGTAAACCCAAACCGTTTGTATCTCCAGCTGTTACGTCTAATATTGGGAAGCCCAGCAGGATCCCTGGACCTGGTAAACCACGAGGGCCTTATGCGGAGGTCAAACCAATCAGTAAGTCCTCAGACCATAGTCCCATTGCAGACACAGACTCTGACCTGCCCACCAAACCAAACAGTAACGGAGCTGGAGGCTCCGTGAAGGGCCAAAAACCAGGAGACAAGACCAGAAGTGCTTCTTTGTCAGTGGAGgataagaaagacaaaaaagggGTTGAAGGAGAAGGGGATAAGggctttttaaaggtggacccAGAGCTAGTTGTGACAGTTCTGGGAGATCTGGAGCAGCTACTCTTCAGCCAAATGCTAG CTGTCTACAGAACACATTTTGAGCTCCGACCACAAAACCTTTTCAGAGAACTTACCAGCACTGCAGGAAATAACAACGGCACCAGGGCTTTGTACTCACACGCAAACATTCACTCACATCCTCTTCTCTGGCAATCTCACTATCCATTTAAAAGATACGCTCCTCCTGTTATGATGAGTGGACAGGCAGGTGCGGTCAAAAGGCCTTATACTTGCTGA